One window of uncultured Trichococcus sp. genomic DNA carries:
- a CDS encoding DUF6171 family protein: MTCKGCERHNQMMEMDIESAIDEQLSMELNHASEELRDQRLAACSVCPALSEHTCRHCGCFVRFRASLQDKRCPLDRW; encoded by the coding sequence ATGACCTGCAAAGGCTGCGAACGTCACAACCAGATGATGGAGATGGATATCGAGAGCGCCATTGATGAACAATTGTCGATGGAGCTGAACCACGCTTCCGAAGAGCTGCGGGACCAGCGGCTGGCGGCCTGCAGTGTGTGCCCTGCGCTTTCGGAGCATACGTGCCGGCATTGCGGCTGCTTCGTGCGCTTCCGTGCCAGTCTGCAGGACAAACGTTGCCCTTTGGATAGGTGGTAA
- a CDS encoding aldo/keto reductase family protein, with amino-acid sequence MKYRNLGKSGLRVSEIALGSWLTYGKSVAEQTAEQCIRTAYEVGINFFDTANVYEKGAAETVLGKVLKDYRRSSLVVASKVYFPMGDGPNDRGLSRKHIIESCDASLKRLDMDYLDLYQCHRYDPSVPMEETLWALDDLQRQGKILYAGVSEWPADKIQEAHKIAKQHNFRPLISNQPIYNMIERYIEVDVLPVSVANGMGQVVFSPLGQGILTGKYKAGRQVPEDSRAANSKLNSTMQKYLENEFLLEAVGEIEALAHELEITMSQLALAWILRQPGVSSAIIGASRPEQIEDNIKAVDVELTDELLLGINQILLKVSSFKPRS; translated from the coding sequence ATGAAATACCGGAATCTAGGGAAAAGTGGTTTGCGCGTCAGCGAAATTGCACTGGGCAGTTGGTTGACATACGGAAAATCAGTAGCGGAACAAACGGCGGAACAATGCATCCGGACTGCATACGAAGTAGGCATCAACTTTTTCGACACAGCCAACGTTTATGAAAAAGGTGCTGCCGAGACCGTACTCGGAAAAGTGCTGAAGGACTATCGGCGCTCCAGTTTGGTCGTCGCCAGCAAAGTCTATTTCCCGATGGGGGACGGCCCGAATGATCGGGGCTTGTCGCGCAAGCACATCATCGAATCATGCGACGCCAGCCTGAAACGCCTGGATATGGATTATCTGGACCTCTATCAATGCCACCGCTACGATCCGAGCGTACCGATGGAGGAAACGCTCTGGGCACTCGATGATCTGCAGCGTCAAGGCAAAATCCTTTATGCCGGCGTCAGTGAATGGCCAGCCGACAAAATCCAGGAAGCCCACAAAATCGCGAAACAGCATAATTTCCGGCCGCTCATTTCCAACCAACCGATCTACAATATGATCGAGCGCTACATCGAGGTCGATGTCCTGCCCGTCTCCGTCGCCAACGGCATGGGGCAAGTCGTCTTTTCGCCATTGGGACAAGGCATCCTGACGGGCAAGTACAAAGCCGGCCGCCAGGTTCCTGAAGACAGCCGTGCCGCCAACAGCAAGCTGAACAGTACGATGCAGAAATATCTGGAAAACGAGTTCCTGTTGGAAGCAGTCGGGGAAATCGAAGCCCTTGCGCACGAATTGGAAATAACTATGTCGCAACTGGCTTTGGCCTGGATTCTGCGCCAACCTGGCGTCAGTTCCGCCATCATCGGCGCCAGCCGTCCGGAGCAGATTGAAGATAACATCAAAGCGGTGGATGTCGAATTGACGGATGAACTGTTGCTTGGCATCAACCAAATTTTGCTGAAAGTGAGCAGCTTCAAACCAAGAAGCTGA
- a CDS encoding aldo/keto reductase: MLNIDEHIMESLKKENADRLVALPDGSIMPQVGQGTWYLGEDPAKRQEEIEALRLGVQLGMTLIDTAEMYGDGKAERLVGEAIKGIRDQVYLVSKVYPHRASRNEILAACAESLRRLDTDHLDLYLLHWRGDVPLSQTIAGMEQLKAEGKIGRWGVSNFDVHDMQDLLSMEHGNQCQVNQVLYHLGSRGIEYDLLKWQREHNIPIMAYSPLAQGGRLRGQLLESEEVQSIAKKHGVKAIQIILAWCLIHPDVAAIPRSSNPDHTYLNAQASRIRLDDEDLKRLDARFPAPTFKTALDIL, translated from the coding sequence ATGCTGAACATAGACGAACACATCATGGAATCCCTCAAAAAAGAGAATGCCGATCGATTGGTGGCGTTGCCGGACGGAAGCATCATGCCACAGGTAGGCCAAGGAACGTGGTATTTGGGGGAAGATCCCGCCAAGAGGCAAGAGGAGATCGAAGCTTTGCGTTTAGGCGTGCAACTCGGCATGACCCTCATCGATACAGCCGAAATGTACGGGGACGGGAAGGCGGAACGTTTGGTGGGGGAAGCGATCAAGGGTATCCGCGACCAAGTCTATCTTGTCTCCAAAGTTTACCCTCATCGGGCAAGCCGGAATGAAATTTTGGCTGCCTGTGCCGAAAGCTTGCGTCGATTGGATACGGATCACTTGGATCTCTATCTGCTGCATTGGCGCGGCGATGTGCCGCTTTCGCAAACGATAGCCGGGATGGAGCAGTTGAAGGCCGAAGGGAAAATCGGCAGATGGGGTGTTTCCAACTTCGATGTCCATGATATGCAGGATCTTTTGTCGATGGAACACGGGAATCAGTGCCAAGTCAATCAGGTTTTGTATCATTTGGGCTCCCGCGGGATCGAGTACGACCTGCTGAAATGGCAACGGGAGCACAACATTCCGATCATGGCCTACTCGCCATTAGCCCAAGGAGGCAGGTTGCGAGGGCAACTGTTGGAGAGCGAAGAAGTGCAGAGCATCGCCAAAAAACATGGAGTCAAAGCGATCCAGATCATTTTGGCATGGTGCCTCATCCATCCGGACGTTGCAGCGATACCGCGCTCTTCGAATCCCGATCACACATATCTCAATGCCCAGGCTTCCAGAATCCGTCTGGATGATGAAGATCTGAAACGGTTGGATGCAAGATTCCCGGCACCCACTTTCAAAACTGCACTGGATATTCTTTGA
- a CDS encoding glycoside hydrolase family 43 protein, whose translation MKRKVEVVIVRKKILFSLSAVALLAGCGEETKNATTEPNQEVVSLNQDFKEASVHDPSIIFAEDQYYVIGSHLAFAKSPDLMNWEQLATSVSTSKLFEDVTVSLAESFDYARTDTLWASDITQLKDGKYYLYYCFCEGSSPQSTLGVAVSDSIEGPYKDKGIFLTSGTESVTGAAFDATEEPNVIDPHVFYDEEDRLWMVYGSYSGGIFILEMDSATGFPKEDQGYGKKLLGGNHSRIEAPYILYNKDTEYYYLFLSFGGLDASGGYNIRVARSKNPDGPYEDASGNAMIDAKGEEGSFFDDKAIEDYGTKLIGNFEITNEQDIPVGGYVSPGHNSAYYDEVEGKYYIIFHARFPNKGEQNEVRVHQMFFNSDSWPVIAPMRYAGESLTALETADIAGDYRFYKMDKAIDAEYEEELALTLTATHLVYGQGGGYWKGSELPNESSLVVNFTEYKGYFVRQWDEVNGVETTTFSGMSDRGEALFGIKKTED comes from the coding sequence ATGAAGAGAAAAGTCGAGGTTGTGATTGTGCGGAAAAAAATACTGTTTAGTTTGTCGGCTGTGGCATTATTGGCCGGCTGCGGGGAAGAAACCAAAAATGCAACAACGGAGCCGAACCAGGAGGTGGTTAGTCTGAATCAGGATTTCAAGGAAGCCTCCGTCCATGACCCGTCCATCATTTTTGCGGAGGATCAATACTATGTCATCGGGTCCCATCTGGCATTCGCGAAGAGTCCGGACTTGATGAACTGGGAACAACTGGCGACGAGTGTTTCGACAAGCAAGCTGTTCGAGGACGTCACCGTGTCGTTGGCGGAAAGTTTCGATTATGCCAGAACGGATACGCTCTGGGCAAGCGACATAACCCAACTGAAGGACGGGAAATACTATCTTTACTATTGTTTCTGCGAAGGCAGCAGCCCGCAGTCGACTTTGGGGGTGGCTGTGTCGGATTCGATCGAAGGCCCCTACAAGGACAAAGGCATCTTTTTGACATCGGGCACCGAGAGCGTTACCGGTGCGGCGTTCGATGCGACGGAAGAGCCGAACGTCATTGATCCGCACGTTTTTTACGACGAGGAAGATAGGCTGTGGATGGTATATGGATCCTACTCGGGAGGTATTTTTATACTTGAGATGGACTCCGCAACCGGGTTTCCGAAAGAAGATCAGGGCTATGGCAAAAAATTGCTGGGCGGCAACCACAGCAGGATTGAAGCCCCCTATATTCTGTACAACAAAGACACAGAGTATTATTACCTGTTCCTGTCCTTTGGCGGCTTGGATGCAAGCGGCGGCTACAACATCAGGGTCGCGCGCTCGAAGAATCCCGATGGGCCGTATGAGGATGCAAGCGGCAATGCGATGATCGATGCCAAAGGTGAAGAAGGCAGCTTCTTCGATGATAAGGCGATAGAAGACTACGGAACCAAGCTTATCGGTAATTTTGAGATCACGAATGAACAGGATATCCCGGTCGGCGGCTATGTGTCGCCTGGGCATAATTCAGCCTATTATGATGAAGTTGAGGGTAAGTACTACATCATTTTCCACGCCCGTTTTCCAAATAAGGGCGAGCAAAATGAAGTGCGGGTGCATCAAATGTTCTTCAATTCAGATAGTTGGCCGGTGATTGCGCCGATGAGATATGCCGGGGAGTCCCTTACCGCTTTGGAAACAGCGGATATAGCAGGAGATTACCGCTTCTACAAAATGGACAAGGCGATTGATGCCGAATATGAAGAGGAACTCGCGCTGACGTTGACGGCTACGCATCTTGTCTACGGTCAAGGCGGCGGCTACTGGAAAGGGTCGGAATTGCCGAACGAATCGAGCTTGGTCGTGAATTTCACCGAATATAAAGGCTACTTCGTCAGACAGTGGGATGAAGTGAACGGCGTCGAAACGACGACTTTTTCAGGCATGTCCGATCGAGGGGAAGCCCTGTTCGGCATCAAAAAAACAGAAGATTAG
- a CDS encoding beta-L-arabinofuranosidase domain-containing protein yields MNKQVLQQQPKVTVSDRFWLKYRQLVKEEMIPFQWEVLNDRGNVIIESERDDATIPTEKSHVIENFKIAAGLKEGNHYGWLFQDSDLYKWIEAAANTLALEKDEALVAQVEETIDLLEVAQDDDGYLSTYYQIDAPQLKFRRLFESHELYCIGHLIEAAIAYHEATGSERLLQIADKAIACIETHFGKAEGKIDGSDGHQEIELALVRLYELTGNRKYLDLSAYFLAVRGENPHFFAEQLEENDRLGLQQGPKPVINTVYHQADKPVIEQDTARGHAVRLVYMAQAMAGAGHHKQDEKLIGAAKKIWDNIVQKRMYVTGGIGSTVRGEAFTCDYDLPNDLMYCETCAAIGLLNFSNELLKTETDSQYADIMERLLYNGIISGMALDGKHFFYVNPLEVDPQASALNPDKSHVKAKRPSWFGCACCPPNLARTLPAVGRYAFTQKADEVLLNLFIDSELAGEQVGKPYTIRQSHTFSETSRTVITVEKASSERLHLGIRIPYWAENPVLVVDGEEAIADIRNGYTYVTAKAESTAIELTYTIAINELEAHPLVKADKGKVALQRGPFIYCLEEQDNGKQLHLLALTGAIRPRFRSDMILGDIVCLEAEGEMHVMEDGWQDTLYRVHQKPQTVPKKLTFIPYYSWGNRSLGEMQVWVDKEDAHV; encoded by the coding sequence ATGAACAAACAAGTGCTGCAGCAACAACCGAAAGTGACAGTATCAGACAGATTTTGGCTGAAGTACAGGCAACTGGTGAAGGAGGAAATGATCCCCTTCCAATGGGAGGTCCTGAACGACAGAGGGAACGTCATCATCGAAAGCGAAAGGGACGACGCGACCATCCCGACGGAAAAAAGCCATGTGATCGAAAATTTCAAGATAGCGGCTGGGCTGAAGGAAGGCAACCATTACGGCTGGCTGTTCCAGGACAGCGACTTGTACAAATGGATCGAAGCGGCAGCCAACACGCTCGCGTTGGAAAAGGATGAAGCTCTGGTGGCCCAAGTGGAGGAAACGATCGACCTCTTGGAAGTGGCGCAGGATGATGATGGGTATTTGAGTACCTATTATCAGATCGATGCCCCGCAACTGAAGTTCAGGAGGTTGTTCGAAAGCCATGAGCTGTACTGCATCGGTCACCTGATCGAAGCCGCCATCGCCTATCATGAAGCTACCGGTTCCGAACGGCTGCTTCAGATTGCCGACAAAGCGATCGCCTGCATCGAAACGCATTTCGGCAAAGCGGAAGGTAAAATCGATGGTAGCGATGGCCACCAGGAAATCGAGTTGGCGTTGGTGCGCCTGTACGAGTTGACGGGCAACCGGAAATACTTGGATTTGAGTGCCTACTTCCTGGCGGTGCGCGGCGAGAATCCGCATTTCTTTGCGGAGCAGCTGGAAGAAAATGACCGCTTGGGATTGCAGCAAGGGCCCAAGCCTGTCATCAACACCGTCTACCATCAAGCGGATAAACCGGTCATCGAACAGGATACGGCCAGAGGGCACGCTGTCCGGCTGGTCTATATGGCGCAGGCGATGGCGGGTGCCGGGCACCACAAGCAAGATGAAAAACTGATCGGTGCTGCGAAAAAAATCTGGGATAACATCGTCCAAAAACGCATGTACGTCACAGGCGGCATCGGTTCGACCGTCCGCGGGGAAGCCTTCACCTGTGATTATGACTTGCCGAACGATCTGATGTACTGCGAAACATGCGCGGCGATCGGGCTGCTGAATTTTTCGAATGAATTGCTGAAGACCGAAACCGACAGCCAGTATGCGGATATTATGGAAAGGCTGCTCTATAACGGCATCATCAGCGGCATGGCCTTGGACGGCAAACACTTCTTTTACGTCAATCCGTTGGAGGTGGATCCCCAAGCGAGCGCCCTGAATCCGGACAAAAGCCACGTGAAAGCGAAGCGGCCTTCCTGGTTCGGTTGTGCCTGCTGCCCGCCAAACTTGGCGCGCACGCTGCCCGCTGTCGGGAGATACGCCTTCACGCAAAAGGCAGATGAAGTGCTGCTGAATCTGTTCATCGACAGCGAACTGGCCGGGGAGCAAGTTGGCAAACCTTACACGATTCGACAAAGCCACACGTTTTCGGAAACGAGCCGGACCGTTATCACGGTTGAAAAAGCATCCTCCGAGCGGTTGCATTTGGGCATCCGTATCCCTTACTGGGCGGAAAATCCCGTGCTGGTTGTGGACGGCGAAGAAGCGATTGCTGATATACGCAATGGCTACACCTATGTGACCGCAAAGGCCGAGTCGACGGCTATCGAATTGACCTACACGATCGCAATCAATGAACTCGAGGCGCACCCGCTCGTCAAAGCGGATAAGGGCAAAGTCGCCCTGCAGCGGGGACCGTTCATTTATTGTCTGGAAGAACAGGACAACGGGAAACAGCTGCATCTGCTGGCATTGACCGGAGCGATTCGACCGCGTTTCCGATCGGATATGATTCTCGGCGATATCGTCTGCCTGGAAGCCGAAGGGGAGATGCACGTGATGGAGGATGGTTGGCAGGACACGTTATACCGCGTCCATCAGAAACCGCAAACCGTTCCCAAAAAGCTGACGTTCATCCCGTACTACAGCTGGGGCAATCGCTCTTTGGGAGAAATGCAGGTATGGGTCGACAAGGAGGACGCGCATGTTTAG
- a CDS encoding glycoside hydrolase family 43 protein has translation MTTYKNPIVIERADPWVYKHTDGYYYFTGSVPGYQEIEVRRAKSLNELENGERASVWQAHATGPMSSLIWAPEIHLIQGRWYIYFAAAGTDQVAKGTFQHRMYALECDGENPLTGNWTEKGQVKTAFESFSLDATVFELGNKLYYVWAQKDPAIPGNSNLYISEMQNPWTLCGKQTLLSIPEHDWEKTGFLVNEGPAVIIRNGKVFITYSGSATDENYCMGLLWADAETNLLNGYNWHKLAEPVFRSSAKNQLFGPGHNSFTRSEDGESDVLIYHARPKIVTEGDPLDVPDRHAHAQVFSWSDDGFPIFGEPGTDND, from the coding sequence ATGACAACTTACAAAAACCCGATCGTGATCGAAAGAGCGGATCCATGGGTCTACAAACATACGGACGGCTATTATTATTTCACAGGCTCGGTGCCGGGCTATCAGGAGATCGAAGTGCGCCGCGCGAAAAGCCTGAACGAGCTTGAAAACGGCGAACGCGCCAGCGTTTGGCAGGCGCATGCGACAGGTCCTATGAGCAGCCTGATCTGGGCGCCGGAAATCCATCTGATCCAAGGGCGCTGGTACATCTATTTCGCCGCGGCCGGAACGGATCAAGTCGCCAAAGGGACGTTCCAGCACCGCATGTATGCGCTGGAGTGCGACGGCGAAAACCCGCTGACCGGCAATTGGACAGAAAAAGGCCAGGTCAAAACGGCATTCGAAAGCTTCAGCCTGGATGCGACTGTTTTCGAATTGGGCAACAAGCTCTACTATGTCTGGGCCCAGAAAGATCCGGCCATCCCGGGCAATTCCAATCTCTACATTTCCGAAATGCAGAATCCGTGGACACTCTGCGGCAAACAGACGCTCCTGAGCATTCCGGAACACGATTGGGAAAAAACGGGCTTCCTGGTGAATGAAGGGCCGGCGGTCATCATCCGCAACGGCAAAGTCTTTATCACCTATTCCGGCAGTGCCACAGATGAAAATTATTGCATGGGCCTGTTGTGGGCGGATGCGGAAACCAACTTGTTGAACGGCTACAACTGGCACAAATTGGCGGAACCGGTCTTCCGGAGTTCCGCCAAGAACCAGCTGTTCGGGCCGGGGCACAACAGCTTCACCCGCAGCGAAGACGGCGAAAGCGATGTGCTGATCTACCACGCGCGCCCGAAAATCGTGACGGAAGGCGATCCGTTGGACGTGCCCGACCGCCATGCACATGCGCAAGTGTTTTCTTGGAGCGATGACGGGTTTCCGATCTTCGGAGAACCCGGGACAGACAATGACTAG
- a CDS encoding alpha-L-arabinofuranosidase C-terminal domain-containing protein, with the protein MQVTLNREKGNISRYIYGQFAEHLGRCIYEGVWVGTDSEIPNVNGIRQDVVEALKAIQVPVIRWPGGCFADEYHWKDGIGPAEERATIVNTHWGGVTENNHFGTHEFFELCRQVGAEAYINGNVGSGTVQEMQEWVEYMTMDGISPMSKLRRENGQDEPWKVKFFGVGNESWGCGGNMRPEYYADLYRRYQTYVRQYTKEPLYKIACGPNIDDYNWMDVLMKHAAPFMDGISLHHYALASVWEDKRPALCFPEKEWFSLIDSALKMDELITRHSTIMDKYDPDKRVGLIVDEWGSWLAVEPGTNPGFLYQQNTIRDAMIASLTLNIFHKHAERVQMANIAQMVNVLQAMILTEGAEMIKTPTYHVFDLYKNHQDATLVDADGAVSGTTSYTVSKKDGTMTASFCNYSLTDAETITLSRVDGAFGEVAAEGIFGNKTDDHNSFENPEAIAKQAFTEFKVDGNELTITLPPMSVVSVYAKEN; encoded by the coding sequence ATACAAGTAACTTTGAACAGGGAAAAAGGAAACATCAGCCGTTATATTTATGGTCAATTTGCGGAGCACTTGGGCAGATGCATCTATGAAGGTGTCTGGGTTGGAACCGATTCGGAAATCCCGAATGTCAATGGCATCAGGCAAGATGTTGTGGAGGCCCTGAAAGCCATCCAGGTTCCGGTCATCAGATGGCCGGGCGGCTGCTTTGCGGACGAATACCACTGGAAAGACGGCATCGGTCCTGCCGAAGAGCGCGCCACGATCGTGAATACCCACTGGGGCGGTGTGACGGAAAACAACCATTTCGGTACGCATGAGTTTTTTGAATTATGCAGACAGGTGGGGGCGGAAGCCTACATCAACGGAAACGTCGGCAGCGGCACGGTCCAGGAAATGCAGGAATGGGTCGAATACATGACGATGGACGGCATTTCACCGATGTCGAAGTTGCGGCGCGAAAATGGCCAGGACGAGCCTTGGAAAGTCAAATTCTTTGGCGTCGGCAATGAGAGCTGGGGCTGCGGCGGCAATATGCGTCCGGAATACTACGCTGATCTGTACCGCCGTTATCAAACCTACGTCAGACAGTACACGAAAGAACCGCTTTACAAAATCGCCTGCGGTCCGAACATCGACGATTACAACTGGATGGATGTGCTGATGAAGCATGCGGCACCGTTCATGGACGGCATCAGCCTGCACCATTATGCGCTGGCTTCCGTATGGGAAGACAAGCGCCCGGCGTTGTGCTTCCCTGAAAAAGAATGGTTCTCGCTGATCGACAGCGCCTTGAAGATGGATGAATTGATCACGCGGCACAGCACAATCATGGACAAATACGATCCTGACAAACGAGTCGGTCTGATCGTGGATGAGTGGGGATCCTGGCTGGCTGTGGAGCCGGGCACAAACCCGGGCTTCCTGTACCAACAGAACACAATCCGGGACGCGATGATCGCAAGTCTGACATTGAATATTTTCCATAAACATGCAGAGCGCGTTCAGATGGCGAACATTGCCCAAATGGTCAACGTGCTGCAGGCCATGATCCTGACCGAAGGCGCAGAAATGATCAAGACCCCTACCTACCATGTGTTCGATCTGTACAAAAACCACCAGGATGCCACCCTCGTGGACGCGGATGGCGCTGTTTCCGGCACGACCAGTTACACGGTATCCAAAAAAGACGGGACCATGACGGCATCCTTCTGCAACTACAGTCTGACTGACGCAGAAACCATCACACTGAGCCGCGTGGATGGCGCATTCGGCGAAGTAGCAGCAGAGGGCATCTTCGGAAACAAAACGGATGATCATAATTCATTCGAAAATCCTGAGGCCATTGCGAAACAAGCATTCACTGAGTTCAAGGTGGATGGCAACGAATTGACGATCACACTGCCTCCGATGAGTGTCGTTTCCGTATACGCAAAGGAAAACTGA
- the aroD gene encoding type I 3-dehydroquinate dehydratase, with product MRHGGDTPVKTVQVKDVVFNEGRPKICVPLVGKTKQEIIAEVKMLENVAFDLAELRIDFFEGVEHPEQVGALLAEISSHYKKPLLFTFRTKKEGGEREMSLDRYFELNRFAIRSGLVDMVDLELFSSEAEVIELIAEANDKNVKVILSSHDFFRTPPKEEIVARLVKMQQLGADITKIAVMPQSEEDVLTLLAATLEMKKAKADRPCITMSMGKYGVISRLAGELFGSCLTFAAAKEVSAPGQVSVRDVRSILEILALD from the coding sequence ATGCGCCATGGAGGGGATACACCAGTGAAAACCGTTCAAGTGAAAGATGTCGTCTTCAACGAAGGCAGACCGAAAATCTGCGTGCCGTTGGTAGGGAAAACAAAACAGGAAATCATTGCCGAAGTCAAAATGCTGGAAAACGTCGCTTTCGATCTGGCGGAGTTGCGCATCGATTTTTTTGAAGGTGTAGAGCACCCAGAGCAAGTCGGGGCATTATTGGCCGAAATCAGCAGCCATTACAAAAAGCCATTGCTGTTCACGTTCCGCACCAAAAAAGAGGGCGGGGAGCGCGAAATGAGCCTGGATCGCTATTTTGAACTGAACCGTTTCGCGATCCGGAGCGGGCTGGTGGACATGGTCGATCTCGAACTGTTCAGTTCGGAAGCAGAGGTGATTGAATTGATCGCCGAAGCGAATGACAAAAACGTGAAGGTCATCCTGTCGAGCCACGATTTCTTCCGCACGCCCCCTAAAGAGGAAATCGTCGCAAGATTGGTGAAGATGCAGCAACTCGGGGCGGATATCACAAAGATTGCGGTCATGCCGCAAAGCGAGGAAGATGTGCTGACGCTGCTGGCGGCGACATTGGAAATGAAAAAAGCGAAAGCTGACCGCCCATGCATCACGATGTCGATGGGCAAATACGGCGTCATTTCGCGCTTGGCCGGAGAACTGTTCGGTTCCTGCCTGACTTTTGCGGCAGCTAAAGAGGTCTCCGCGCCCGGTCAGGTGTCTGTCCGCGATGTCCGTTCCATCCTGGAGATTTTGGCGCTGGATTAA
- a CDS encoding sugar ABC transporter permease codes for MQTSEAVSTKVNAKDNKKKSFKFLYFIGPHLILFFVFVLLPIIYGIYSSFTQWNLISDQTWVGLNNYKTILLDQESTFYFQFRNGLKNTLLFVLYTIPFQILFPLIIATVMQHKGLKFKGLFQAIFYVPGLVSASAGALIWLLIFNPRLGPMNNLVASDIVWTAQQPYAWIVIFVMSMWGAIGGNLIIYRSAMAGVSEDLYEAAEIDGAGSFRKFISITLPSIRFPLFYTFVMSTAGAFNVYVQPLMATNGGPNQSTTVLMMYIRNLAFGSGESVAGMASAMAVLLGLVILAVSALQFYVMTKRSKG; via the coding sequence ATGCAAACATCTGAAGCTGTTTCCACCAAAGTCAACGCTAAAGACAATAAGAAAAAAAGCTTTAAGTTTCTTTATTTCATAGGTCCCCACTTGATTCTGTTTTTTGTATTCGTGCTGTTGCCGATCATATACGGTATTTATTCTTCATTCACACAGTGGAACCTTATTTCCGACCAGACTTGGGTAGGCTTGAACAACTACAAAACGATCTTGTTGGATCAGGAGTCGACGTTCTATTTTCAATTCCGGAATGGTCTGAAAAACACCTTGCTCTTTGTGCTCTACACGATCCCTTTCCAAATTTTGTTCCCGCTGATCATTGCAACCGTCATGCAGCATAAAGGACTGAAATTCAAAGGCTTGTTCCAAGCCATCTTTTATGTTCCAGGGCTCGTTTCCGCTTCGGCAGGTGCTTTGATTTGGCTATTGATTTTTAATCCGAGATTGGGACCCATGAACAACTTGGTCGCTTCGGATATCGTTTGGACAGCCCAGCAACCGTATGCCTGGATCGTCATCTTCGTGATGTCGATGTGGGGTGCGATCGGCGGCAACCTGATCATTTATCGTTCCGCTATGGCGGGGGTATCGGAGGACCTTTACGAAGCCGCTGAGATTGATGGTGCGGGTTCGTTCCGGAAATTCATCAGCATCACGCTTCCTTCCATCCGTTTCCCGCTGTTCTATACATTCGTCATGTCCACTGCGGGTGCCTTCAATGTGTACGTTCAGCCGCTGATGGCAACAAACGGAGGACCTAATCAGTCCACCACCGTTCTGATGATGTATATCCGCAATTTGGCATTCGGCTCGGGCGAATCCGTTGCGGGTATGGCTTCCGCGATGGCCGTTTTATTGGGACTGGTCATTCTGGCAGTCTCAGCCTTGCAATTCTACGTCATGACGAAAAGATCGAAGGGGTGA
- a CDS encoding carbohydrate ABC transporter permease, translating to MRKNNVSKYLAYAFLILLALVWLFPALFGLFTSFKSQGDIMEVGFRMFPANWIVTNYLKLLQNTSSAPIITWFFNSLFVSTTHALLVVVVVSLAAFGYTRVNFKGRDALFYGVLAISMFPSAVNIIPSYKIVDSLGWVNTYLAVIIPGLGGVGNVFLVRQFMQNIPAEYDESARMDGASDFVIYKNIILPLVKPVLIVAGMFSFVGSWNDFLWPTIVLSDVKKMTITAGLQLLQDLYGNYVMIGQLMSAAVIAMIPTVLLFVFAQKYFIDSLNLNVGIK from the coding sequence ATGAGAAAAAACAATGTTTCAAAATATTTGGCGTATGCCTTCCTGATTCTGTTGGCGCTTGTCTGGTTGTTCCCGGCTCTTTTCGGGCTGTTCACATCCTTCAAATCCCAAGGCGACATCATGGAAGTGGGCTTCCGGATGTTCCCCGCCAACTGGATCGTCACCAATTACCTGAAACTGCTGCAGAATACATCTAGTGCGCCGATCATCACGTGGTTCTTCAATTCACTGTTCGTTTCGACCACGCATGCCTTGTTGGTTGTGGTAGTCGTCTCCTTGGCTGCATTCGGCTACACAAGGGTCAATTTCAAAGGCCGGGATGCCTTGTTCTATGGCGTGCTTGCCATCTCGATGTTCCCATCAGCCGTGAATATCATCCCTTCCTATAAGATAGTGGATTCTCTGGGTTGGGTTAATACGTATTTGGCGGTCATCATCCCGGGCTTGGGAGGCGTCGGAAATGTGTTTCTGGTCCGCCAATTCATGCAGAACATTCCGGCTGAATACGATGAGTCCGCAAGGATGGATGGCGCATCGGACTTTGTGATCTACAAAAATATCATCCTTCCTTTAGTGAAGCCAGTCCTGATTGTTGCGGGAATGTTCTCGTTCGTCGGCTCATGGAATGACTTCCTCTGGCCAACCATCGTTTTGAGCGACGTCAAAAAAATGACGATCACAGCTGGTCTGCAATTGCTGCAGGACTTGTACGGCAACTATGTGATGATCGGGCAACTGATGTCGGCTGCGGTCATCGCGATGATTCCGACCGTGCTGTTGTTCGTATTTGCACAGAAATATTTCATTGATTCACTGAATCTCAATGTAGGCATTAAGTAA